Proteins encoded by one window of Flagellimonas lutaonensis:
- a CDS encoding peptidylprolyl isomerase, with product MAVLENIRKRTTVLILIIGMALFAFVISGVFTGSDFTGGKVGSAVAEVNGESISIDEFRQEVEQASRRYGPNLSSTQLVSTVYEQQIREKLLGQQFEDLGISVESDQIVEFVRNSGYAQIPDFQDENGIFNPEIFKATVADWRRNDPLRYEAWLEDEKAIMQSAKEQLYFNLIKAGVTATLIEGKLDYKMSNDKIDIQYVRVPYSSIPDSTIQVSKEEIAAYVKEHKEDYKQEKARDIRFVFFEEKPSAEDEKAVKDALIELLGNRVEYNEAADTTDTIPGFRDTRDMEAFLDRNSDLKYDTIYKAKKDLPAVAADSIMALSVGEIYGPYRDGDYFKLSKVMDRKPNGTVKASHILISYEGATRANPNVTRTKEEAEARAKELLEEAKKEGTVFTTLARENSDGPSAQRGGDLGYFQEGIMADEFNDFCFGNPVGEIGLVETEFGFHIIKIDDKQDVVKVATLAREIAPSEETINTLFTEATKFEMAATEAEPEQFSEIAKESELTVRPVNKIKEMDENLPGLGSQRAIVQWTFNDDTEVGDIRRFDLAEGYAVVQLTKKYKEGVMAPEDASATVLPKIRKKKKAAKIISENQGKSMEALAQDNNVSLSTASALTLKSPTIPGAGREPYVVGRAFGLAEGETSDLLEGETGVFMVKVTKREEAPDIDNFTTYANSVRTTRVNRVNGDVYRALKEKAEIEDRRAIFY from the coding sequence ATGGCAGTTTTAGAAAATATTAGAAAGCGAACCACCGTACTTATCTTGATCATTGGTATGGCCCTTTTTGCATTTGTTATCTCAGGGGTGTTTACCGGTAGCGATTTCACAGGTGGCAAAGTGGGTTCGGCAGTCGCCGAGGTAAACGGTGAAAGTATTTCAATTGATGAGTTCAGACAAGAGGTAGAGCAGGCTTCACGAAGATATGGGCCCAATTTATCATCTACCCAACTGGTGAGCACTGTTTACGAGCAACAGATTCGCGAAAAATTGTTGGGCCAGCAGTTCGAAGATTTGGGTATTTCTGTGGAGAGCGATCAAATCGTCGAATTCGTCAGAAATTCCGGTTATGCGCAGATTCCTGATTTTCAAGATGAGAACGGTATCTTCAATCCAGAGATTTTTAAGGCAACCGTTGCCGACTGGCGTAGAAACGATCCATTGCGTTACGAGGCATGGCTTGAAGATGAAAAGGCCATTATGCAATCTGCCAAAGAGCAATTGTACTTCAATTTGATCAAGGCAGGGGTCACGGCCACCTTGATCGAGGGCAAGCTAGACTATAAGATGTCGAACGATAAAATCGATATACAGTATGTCAGGGTGCCCTATTCTTCAATTCCAGACAGCACGATTCAAGTTTCCAAAGAAGAGATTGCCGCCTATGTGAAAGAGCACAAAGAAGATTACAAGCAAGAAAAGGCACGAGATATCCGATTTGTATTTTTTGAGGAAAAGCCCTCTGCAGAAGATGAAAAGGCCGTTAAAGATGCCTTGATAGAACTTTTAGGAAACAGGGTTGAGTACAACGAGGCTGCCGATACAACCGATACGATTCCCGGTTTTAGGGACACTAGGGATATGGAAGCTTTTCTGGATAGGAATTCAGACCTGAAGTATGATACCATTTATAAGGCCAAAAAAGATTTGCCCGCCGTAGCCGCCGATAGTATCATGGCGCTTTCAGTAGGAGAGATTTACGGGCCCTACCGAGATGGCGATTATTTCAAGCTTTCAAAGGTAATGGACAGAAAGCCAAACGGTACGGTGAAGGCCAGCCACATATTGATCTCTTACGAAGGGGCTACTAGGGCCAACCCTAATGTGACCCGAACAAAAGAAGAAGCCGAGGCGAGGGCCAAGGAATTGCTGGAAGAAGCCAAAAAAGAAGGAACCGTGTTCACAACATTGGCCCGAGAAAACTCCGATGGTCCATCGGCCCAAAGAGGGGGAGACCTAGGGTATTTCCAAGAAGGCATCATGGCCGATGAGTTCAACGATTTCTGTTTTGGAAATCCTGTGGGGGAAATCGGATTGGTCGAGACCGAGTTCGGTTTCCACATCATCAAGATTGATGACAAACAAGATGTGGTAAAAGTGGCCACGCTTGCCCGTGAAATTGCACCATCTGAAGAAACCATAAACACCTTGTTCACCGAGGCCACCAAATTTGAAATGGCCGCCACCGAGGCAGAACCAGAGCAGTTTTCAGAAATTGCCAAAGAAAGCGAGCTGACCGTAAGGCCCGTGAACAAAATAAAGGAAATGGATGAGAACCTGCCCGGTCTCGGTTCGCAACGGGCTATTGTACAGTGGACCTTTAATGACGATACCGAAGTGGGCGACATCAGAAGATTCGACCTTGCCGAGGGTTATGCCGTGGTTCAGTTGACCAAAAAATACAAAGAAGGGGTAATGGCGCCTGAGGATGCCTCTGCCACGGTGCTGCCCAAAATCAGAAAAAAGAAAAAAGCCGCGAAAATCATCAGTGAAAACCAAGGTAAGTCTATGGAGGCATTGGCCCAAGACAATAATGTCAGCCTATCTACCGCTTCTGCGTTGACGTTGAAGTCGCCCACCATACCGGGGGCCGGCAGAGAGCCTTATGTTGTGGGGCGTGCTTTTGGCCTTGCCGAGGGCGAAACTTCTGATTTATTGGAAGGCGAAACCGGTGTTTTTATGGTCAAGGTCACCAAGAGGGAAGAAGCGCCGGACATCGATAACTTTACCACCTACGCCAACTCAGTTAGAACCACTAGGGTTAACAGGGTAAACGGTGATGTCTATAGGGCCTTAAAAGAGAAGGCTGAAATAGAGGATAGAAGGGCCATTTTTTATTAA
- a CDS encoding hemolysin family protein, with protein sequence MDTSLLIIIVSLLFSAFFSGMEIAFVSANKIHIEIEKKQEGFLAKVLTWLTEKPSKFIATMLIGNNIALVVYGFFMGDLLMGWFATLVPSGYGFVDVMLTDFSLLTQTLLSTLIILLTAEFLPKVLFQIYANTLLKILALPAYFFYLLFSFISWFVIKVSDFILKNFFNTDGDEVQLAFTKIELGDYITEQMESVEGRDEIDSEIQIFQNALQFSEVKAREVMVPRTEITAVELHETPKNLAKLFIETGYSKILVYKENIDEIIGYVHSFELFKKPKTIKSVLLPVEFVPETMIIHDILNVLTKKRKSMAVVLDEYGGTSGILTIEDIVEELFGEIEDEHDTTDLHEEQIDEHTYKFSARLEVDYVNEHYKLDLPKGDEYETLGGLIMNQMGEIPEKDSEIVIEGFRFKILEVSNTKIDLVTVHAIPDN encoded by the coding sequence TTGGACACCTCTCTGCTCATAATCATTGTTTCCTTATTGTTTTCCGCATTTTTTTCAGGTATGGAAATCGCCTTTGTGTCGGCCAATAAAATCCATATCGAAATCGAAAAAAAGCAAGAGGGTTTTTTGGCAAAAGTGCTGACCTGGCTGACCGAGAAACCTTCAAAGTTTATCGCCACCATGCTGATCGGCAACAATATAGCCCTTGTGGTCTACGGGTTCTTTATGGGTGACCTTTTGATGGGTTGGTTTGCCACCTTGGTGCCTTCGGGCTATGGCTTCGTCGATGTTATGTTGACCGATTTTAGCCTTCTGACCCAGACCTTGCTCTCTACCCTTATCATATTGCTTACGGCAGAGTTCTTGCCTAAGGTGTTGTTCCAGATTTACGCCAACACCCTGTTAAAGATATTGGCTCTTCCTGCATATTTCTTTTATTTGCTCTTTTCGTTTATATCGTGGTTTGTAATCAAGGTGTCTGACTTCATTCTCAAGAATTTTTTCAACACTGATGGCGACGAGGTGCAGCTTGCCTTTACCAAAATAGAGCTGGGCGATTACATTACCGAGCAAATGGAATCGGTGGAGGGGCGCGACGAGATCGATTCTGAGATACAGATATTTCAAAATGCCCTCCAGTTTTCAGAGGTAAAGGCCCGTGAGGTCATGGTGCCGCGTACTGAAATTACGGCGGTAGAACTGCACGAAACCCCCAAGAATCTGGCCAAGCTCTTTATTGAAACAGGCTATTCAAAAATTTTGGTTTACAAAGAAAACATCGATGAGATCATTGGCTATGTGCACTCGTTTGAACTCTTCAAAAAACCAAAGACCATCAAAAGCGTGCTGTTGCCGGTCGAGTTTGTGCCAGAGACCATGATTATTCACGACATACTCAATGTACTGACCAAAAAACGTAAGAGCATGGCGGTCGTTTTAGATGAATATGGCGGCACATCGGGCATTTTGACCATTGAGGATATCGTTGAAGAACTTTTTGGTGAAATAGAAGATGAGCACGATACCACCGATCTGCATGAAGAGCAGATAGATGAGCACACCTATAAATTCTCGGCCAGGTTAGAGGTAGATTACGTGAACGAGCATTACAAACTGGATCTTCCGAAAGGCGATGAGTACGAAACGCTGGGAGGGTTGATCATGAACCAAATGGGTGAAATACCGGAAAAAGATTCTGAGATTGTCATCGAAGGGTTCCGTTTTAAGATTTTGGAAGTCTCGAACACAAAAATCGATTTGGTGACCGTACACGCCATACCAGATAATTAA
- the lptC gene encoding LPS export ABC transporter periplasmic protein LptC, whose product MKQSIKYCAVRFATVFTVALLFMSCKDNYKRVGEEAMTNLVPQGVAKNFTLTYTEAKKELGTQDSTESRVVVVLTSPLNENYDNLKFRHQIFPEGLQVDFYDEQNRKSIIKADYGIVYSATNLIDLQGNVVIESHDGKKLETSQLYWDRSQNWIFTEHGFTYTNPEDRTIMEGEGMDFNRDFTFFNAHRTFGLMTIKDE is encoded by the coding sequence TTGAAACAATCCATAAAATATTGTGCAGTACGTTTTGCCACGGTCTTTACCGTGGCATTACTTTTTATGTCTTGCAAAGACAACTATAAAAGAGTGGGCGAAGAGGCCATGACCAACTTGGTGCCGCAAGGGGTGGCCAAAAATTTCACATTGACCTACACCGAGGCAAAAAAAGAACTCGGCACCCAAGATTCCACAGAGTCAAGGGTGGTGGTGGTACTGACCAGTCCGTTGAACGAGAATTATGACAACCTAAAGTTTCGTCACCAAATTTTTCCTGAGGGGCTCCAAGTTGATTTTTATGATGAACAAAATAGAAAGAGTATCATTAAGGCTGATTATGGTATCGTGTACTCGGCCACAAATTTGATAGATTTACAGGGCAATGTGGTTATTGAAAGCCATGACGGCAAAAAATTGGAGACTTCGCAGTTGTATTGGGATCGCAGCCAAAACTGGATTTTCACCGAACACGGGTTCACCTATACCAATCCTGAGGATAGAACCATAATGGAAGGAGAGGGCATGGATTTCAACCGTGACTTTACTTTTTTCAATGCCCATAGAACATTTGGATTGATGACCATAAAAGACGAATGA
- a CDS encoding tetratricopeptide repeat protein has translation MKKKFYLTMIGVVMMVGISSAQAQNPECMTNLSIYAEHAKVKNYDSAYEPWKMVYENCPAINKANFTYGERILKHKIKNSSGADKDGYIQELLNLYDNSRKYFPAKYTTAEVQIDKALLMYDNKMASDEELYNMLDKAFKEDKANFKNPKALYLYFSTLVDLHNAGKKDLQEVFDVYDDVTEKIEEENQKLTDTINRLLPKEDAGTLTSKEKKQLKAANTNSESYGKIAGSIDSKLGALADCDNLIPLYQKSFEAKKGDINWVKRAVGRMFSKECTDDPLFRKLFEAQLALEPSASAYLYGGTLKQKAGDSKGAIADFNKAVELETDARKKSDILYKIATTVRRGSKSQARNYAMKAIDANPANGKAYLLIANLYATSANDCGSTPFEKRAIYWKAEDMARKAARVDPSLSSRASQAAASYAAKAPTKEMIFNSGMAGKTISFNCWVGGSVKVPNL, from the coding sequence ATGAAAAAGAAATTTTACTTAACGATGATAGGTGTCGTGATGATGGTGGGTATAAGTAGTGCTCAGGCGCAAAATCCTGAGTGTATGACCAATCTTTCCATCTACGCAGAACACGCCAAGGTAAAGAACTACGATTCTGCCTACGAGCCTTGGAAAATGGTATACGAAAACTGCCCTGCGATCAACAAGGCAAATTTCACATATGGAGAGCGCATCTTGAAGCACAAGATCAAAAACTCTTCAGGGGCCGATAAAGATGGGTATATCCAAGAATTGTTGAACCTTTATGACAATAGCAGAAAATATTTTCCCGCCAAGTATACGACGGCAGAGGTCCAAATTGACAAGGCCCTATTGATGTATGACAATAAGATGGCCTCAGATGAAGAGCTATACAATATGCTCGATAAGGCTTTTAAAGAAGACAAGGCCAATTTCAAGAACCCAAAGGCACTGTATCTTTACTTTTCGACCTTGGTCGATCTTCACAATGCCGGTAAAAAAGACCTGCAAGAGGTTTTCGACGTATACGATGATGTAACCGAAAAAATTGAGGAGGAAAACCAAAAGTTGACCGACACCATCAACAGGTTATTGCCAAAAGAAGATGCTGGCACCTTGACTTCAAAGGAGAAAAAACAACTTAAGGCAGCCAATACCAATTCAGAATCGTACGGTAAAATTGCCGGTAGTATCGACTCAAAATTGGGTGCTTTGGCCGATTGCGACAACCTGATACCCTTGTACCAAAAAAGCTTTGAAGCTAAAAAAGGCGATATTAATTGGGTAAAGCGGGCCGTTGGTAGAATGTTCAGTAAAGAATGTACCGATGATCCACTTTTCAGAAAGTTGTTTGAGGCCCAATTGGCACTAGAACCTTCAGCCAGCGCATACCTATATGGTGGTACCCTAAAACAAAAGGCAGGCGACAGCAAAGGTGCCATTGCTGATTTTAACAAGGCCGTTGAATTGGAAACCGATGCAAGAAAAAAATCAGACATTCTGTATAAGATAGCCACCACGGTTCGTAGGGGCAGTAAATCGCAGGCAAGAAACTATGCCATGAAGGCCATAGACGCCAACCCGGCCAATGGTAAGGCCTATCTGTTGATTGCTAACTTGTATGCCACCAGTGCAAACGATTGTGGTAGCACACCGTTCGAAAAGCGGGCCATTTACTGGAAAGCTGAAGATATGGCTAGAAAAGCCGCCCGGGTAGACCCTTCTTTGAGCTCACGGGCCAGCCAAGCCGCTGCAAGTTATGCGGCCAAGGCACCCACCAAAGAGATGATTTTCAACTCTGGTATGGCAGGTAAGACTATCAGTTTCAACTGTTGGGTCGGCGGTAGCGTTAAAGTGCCAAACCTATAA
- a CDS encoding type III pantothenate kinase has protein sequence MNLVVDIGNTLIKYAVFDRSEMMLLETSEPDDFLKTVKALFKNHQKINHAIVSSVGGDEHKAFEVLSLFCQVHQLSHQTKTPFKNSYATPQTLGVDRIALATAAFYHNPNGNTLVVDAGTCVTYDMVNDYAEYLGGAISPGLEMRYRALHEHTAGLPLLSPKEILDFIGNTTESSIHSGVVNGMVQEIDGVIDQYRKRFKHLTVILTGGDAHFFAKSLKNTIFANPKFLLVGLNHLLEYNKR, from the coding sequence ATGAACCTCGTTGTTGACATCGGTAATACCCTTATCAAATATGCGGTCTTTGATAGAAGCGAAATGATGCTCTTAGAAACCTCAGAACCCGATGATTTTCTTAAAACGGTAAAGGCCCTTTTTAAAAACCATCAAAAAATAAACCATGCGATCGTTTCTTCGGTAGGGGGCGATGAGCATAAGGCCTTTGAGGTGTTGTCGCTTTTCTGTCAGGTACACCAGTTGTCTCACCAGACAAAAACACCTTTCAAAAACAGTTACGCCACCCCGCAGACTTTGGGGGTTGATAGAATTGCGCTGGCCACGGCGGCCTTTTACCATAACCCGAACGGCAATACCTTGGTCGTAGATGCCGGTACCTGCGTTACGTATGATATGGTCAACGATTATGCTGAGTATTTGGGAGGGGCTATTTCGCCGGGTCTTGAAATGCGGTACCGTGCCTTGCATGAACATACAGCAGGCCTACCATTGTTGTCTCCCAAAGAAATATTGGATTTTATTGGGAACACCACTGAATCGAGCATACATAGTGGGGTGGTCAACGGCATGGTACAGGAAATCGATGGGGTAATCGACCAATATCGAAAGCGCTTCAAACATTTAACAGTTATTTTAACAGGCGGTGACGCCCATTTTTTTGCCAAAAGCCTAAAAAATACCATATTTGCGAACCCCAAATTTCTCTTAGTGGGGCTTAATCACTTGCTTGAGTACAATAAACGTTAG
- a CDS encoding glycoside hydrolase family 32 protein has translation MLRTILIVLLPLIMASCWEKTVPNMEKTAASGAYQEPFRPQFHFSPTRGWMNDPNGLVYQDGVYHLFYQYYPDATVWGPMHWGHAVSEDLVHWQHRPIALFPDENGLIFSGSAVVDKNNTSGFGKEGKIPLVAIYTYHSIQGEKTGRNDFQTQGIAFSLDNGETWTKYEGNPVIGNPGVRDFRDPKVFWHEDTQSWIMALVVGDHVRFYRSINLKEWQHLSDFGKGQGAQGGVWECPDLFPLQVEGTDETKWVLIISIGSGGPNGGSGTQYFVGDFDGTTFTPNHEEYKWLDWGTDNYAGVTYNNVPNNDRIFIGWMSNWQYAVLTPTSTWRSAMTLPRKLSLKKFGDDHMVVNYPVEAVFELLAKGQTQDMVLKAAETKEFMHDGLNRSEISFTTETRDFSLALTNDKGEHLNVIFDAASDLVIVDRTRSGLTGFQQEFGNKLHYMDVKQLPKGLYEVTLLVDAGSVELFVNRGQFVMTQQIFPTRPYTKLLIGNTSNSQMELKGFSISNVASIWDVSKGVLK, from the coding sequence ATGCTTAGAACGATCCTGATTGTATTGCTACCTTTGATAATGGCCAGTTGTTGGGAGAAGACAGTGCCAAATATGGAAAAAACCGCTGCGAGCGGGGCCTATCAAGAGCCCTTCCGTCCACAATTTCACTTTTCACCTACTAGGGGTTGGATGAACGACCCAAATGGTTTGGTCTATCAAGATGGGGTCTATCACCTGTTTTACCAATATTATCCCGATGCCACTGTATGGGGGCCCATGCACTGGGGGCATGCCGTTAGCGAAGATTTGGTGCATTGGCAACACCGGCCGATTGCACTGTTTCCTGATGAAAATGGACTTATTTTCTCGGGAAGCGCCGTGGTCGATAAGAACAACACCTCAGGTTTTGGAAAGGAAGGAAAAATACCACTGGTGGCCATCTACACCTACCATTCGATACAGGGGGAAAAGACCGGGCGCAACGATTTTCAGACCCAGGGTATTGCCTTTAGCCTTGACAATGGAGAGACTTGGACGAAATATGAAGGCAACCCTGTCATCGGCAACCCCGGTGTAAGGGATTTTCGGGATCCCAAGGTATTTTGGCACGAAGACACACAGAGCTGGATCATGGCCTTGGTGGTGGGCGATCATGTAAGGTTCTATCGGTCTATAAACCTAAAAGAGTGGCAGCATCTCAGCGATTTTGGCAAAGGGCAAGGAGCCCAAGGCGGAGTTTGGGAATGCCCCGACCTGTTTCCGTTGCAAGTTGAGGGAACCGACGAAACAAAGTGGGTACTGATCATCAGTATTGGAAGTGGTGGCCCCAACGGCGGCAGTGGCACCCAGTATTTTGTGGGCGACTTTGATGGCACCACCTTTACACCAAACCATGAAGAGTACAAGTGGCTCGACTGGGGCACCGATAACTATGCAGGGGTCACCTACAACAATGTGCCCAACAATGACAGAATTTTTATAGGATGGATGAGCAACTGGCAGTATGCCGTGTTGACACCCACTTCTACATGGCGGAGCGCAATGACCCTGCCAAGGAAATTATCGTTGAAAAAATTTGGTGATGACCATATGGTAGTGAACTACCCCGTTGAGGCGGTATTTGAATTGTTGGCCAAAGGGCAAACCCAAGACATGGTGCTAAAGGCAGCGGAAACCAAAGAATTTATGCATGATGGCCTAAATAGGTCAGAGATATCGTTCACTACGGAAACCCGTGATTTTTCGTTGGCCCTGACGAATGATAAAGGCGAGCACCTTAACGTTATTTTTGATGCAGCCTCTGATTTGGTCATTGTTGATAGAACCCGATCGGGCCTCACCGGGTTTCAACAAGAGTTTGGCAATAAATTGCATTACATGGATGTAAAACAGCTTCCTAAAGGGCTGTATGAGGTAACACTATTGGTCGATGCCGGTTCGGTTGAACTGTTTGTAAACAGGGGGCAGTTTGTAATGACACAGCAGATATTCCCGACAAGGCCATATACAAAATTGCTTATCGGGAATACCTCTAACTCACAAATGGAATTAAAAGGATTCTCAATAAGCAATGTTGCCTCTATCTGGGACGTTTCTAAAGGGGTGCTTAAATAA
- a CDS encoding rhodanese-like domain-containing protein gives MAITNVFSQKNLDKTLKLFNKETVPYITVQELKVSDSIVLLDTRKWEEFAVSHLKNAKWVGHKEFDIDSIIAQIPDRQTPIVVYCSIGVRSEDIGEKLQKAGYAHVRNLYGGIFEWKNQGNPVFDLEGRKTEKVHAFSKYWGKLLKKGKKVY, from the coding sequence TTGGCAATTACAAATGTATTCTCACAGAAAAACCTTGACAAAACGTTAAAACTGTTCAATAAAGAGACAGTGCCCTATATTACTGTGCAAGAGCTTAAGGTGAGTGACTCAATAGTGTTGCTAGACACCCGCAAATGGGAAGAATTTGCCGTCAGCCATTTGAAAAATGCGAAATGGGTGGGCCATAAAGAATTTGACATCGATTCGATTATCGCCCAAATACCTGACCGGCAAACACCCATTGTGGTCTATTGCTCCATTGGTGTGCGTTCTGAAGATATTGGAGAAAAGCTGCAAAAGGCGGGCTATGCCCATGTGAGGAATTTGTATGGCGGAATTTTTGAGTGGAAAAACCAAGGCAATCCTGTTTTTGATTTGGAGGGAAGAAAAACCGAAAAAGTACATGCCTTCAGCAAATACTGGGGCAAATTGCTGAAAAAAGGCAAAAAGGTCTATTGA
- a CDS encoding ThuA domain-containing protein, with protein MKRARSICIVVFLFLGAAVLGQADRYPERAPHVVFVMGDEEYRSEESMPMLAKILKRELGAKVSLCYPLDSLGFVNPNVKDHIAGLKALKTADLMVLFTRFRALPEEELHMILEYVETGRPVVGFRTTTHAFRYDEGHSMEIYNDEWPIKVFGQKWITHHGHFSDGHDPLTQVFLVGKDNPILNGVSDFKAFSWLYHVDGGDHELAGDSEPILMGRSLRSKHEMEGRLDKFPLENPVAWTKTYTGSKGKTARIFFTTLGHPYDFKEVPMRKLAINGMYWALGREDEIPPEGVNVTIEGSYHPNNSGFGEKFKKNLRPEVVD; from the coding sequence ATGAAAAGAGCTAGATCAATCTGTATAGTCGTCTTCTTGTTTCTAGGTGCTGCCGTTTTGGGTCAGGCCGATAGGTATCCAGAAAGGGCCCCACACGTGGTTTTTGTGATGGGGGACGAGGAGTATCGGTCTGAAGAATCGATGCCCATGTTGGCAAAAATTCTCAAACGGGAGCTGGGCGCGAAGGTAAGTCTTTGTTATCCCTTGGATTCACTGGGCTTTGTAAACCCAAATGTCAAAGACCATATTGCTGGGTTGAAGGCCTTAAAAACGGCTGACCTGATGGTATTGTTCACACGCTTCAGGGCCTTGCCCGAGGAAGAACTTCATATGATTTTGGAATATGTTGAGACCGGCAGGCCCGTTGTGGGTTTTAGAACCACAACACATGCCTTTAGGTACGACGAAGGGCATTCCATGGAAATTTATAACGATGAATGGCCAATAAAGGTATTCGGACAAAAATGGATTACCCATCACGGGCATTTTTCAGATGGCCATGACCCCTTGACCCAAGTCTTTTTGGTGGGCAAGGATAACCCCATATTGAACGGGGTATCAGACTTCAAAGCCTTTTCATGGCTGTACCATGTAGATGGCGGAGACCATGAGTTGGCCGGTGACAGTGAGCCGATACTTATGGGGCGTTCACTCAGGTCAAAACATGAAATGGAAGGCCGATTGGATAAGTTTCCATTGGAAAACCCGGTGGCTTGGACAAAGACATACACTGGTAGCAAGGGAAAAACGGCACGCATCTTCTTTACCACCTTGGGCCATCCGTATGATTTCAAGGAGGTACCGATGCGCAAATTGGCCATCAATGGCATGTACTGGGCATTGGGCAGGGAAGACGAAATCCCCCCCGAAGGGGTGAACGTCACCATTGAAGGCAGCTACCATCCCAATAATTCCGGTTTTGGAGAGAAATTCAAAAAAAACCTCCGGCCTGAGGTTGTCGATTAA